One genomic window of Psychrobacillus sp. INOP01 includes the following:
- a CDS encoding asparaginase — translation MKTILLIHTGGTISMQVHAETGAVVPADQNPLLIEAEKLRSLANIVEIEAFNLPSPHITPVEMLQLKQLIDQYILTDDIDGVVITHGTDTLEETAYFLDLTVDTEIPIVLTGAMRSSNEIGADGLYNLMSAIQVASSDHAKMKGVLVVLNDEIHTAENVTKTHTSNVSTFQSPQYGPIGFISKSVVHFHHSPNHRIIFPIEHVEKKVTLFKVYAGMEPDLLKASIDLGYDGIVLEGLGQGNVPPSLVSVIEETLNKGIPIVLVSRCFNGIAQDVYGYKGGGKGLKDAGVVFAQGLNGQKARLALLIALNHPDPQQAIECIF, via the coding sequence ATGAAAACTATTTTACTAATCCACACAGGTGGCACGATATCCATGCAAGTGCATGCAGAGACCGGAGCTGTTGTTCCAGCAGATCAAAATCCACTATTAATTGAGGCAGAAAAACTTAGATCATTAGCCAATATAGTGGAAATCGAGGCATTTAATCTTCCTTCACCCCATATTACTCCTGTCGAGATGTTGCAGTTGAAACAGCTTATTGACCAATATATTTTAACTGACGATATAGATGGAGTTGTCATTACGCACGGAACAGATACTTTGGAAGAAACTGCATACTTTTTGGACCTCACGGTTGATACGGAAATTCCAATTGTCCTTACAGGTGCCATGCGTTCTTCCAATGAGATCGGAGCAGATGGATTATATAATTTGATGTCTGCTATTCAAGTGGCTTCTTCCGATCATGCAAAAATGAAAGGTGTATTAGTTGTATTAAACGATGAAATACACACTGCGGAAAATGTGACCAAGACCCACACTAGTAATGTAAGTACTTTTCAGAGTCCACAATATGGACCTATTGGTTTTATATCTAAGTCAGTCGTACATTTTCATCATTCACCCAATCATCGTATCATTTTTCCAATCGAACACGTCGAGAAAAAGGTCACATTGTTTAAAGTATATGCAGGAATGGAGCCAGACTTGCTAAAAGCCTCGATAGATTTAGGGTATGATGGAATAGTGTTGGAGGGCTTAGGTCAAGGAAATGTACCCCCAAGCCTTGTTTCTGTCATTGAAGAAACATTAAATAAAGGAATTCCGATTGTGTTAGTATCCAGATGTTTTAACGGAATTGCGCAAGACGTGTATGGTTATAAAGGTGGAGGGAAAGGTCTTAAGGATGCAGGAGTGGTTTTTGCCCAAGGTTTAAATGGACAAAAAGCACGACTTGCCTTACTAATAGCATTGAACCATCCCGACCCACAACAAGCAATCGAGTGTATTTTTTAG
- the prsW gene encoding glutamic-type intramembrane protease PrsW, producing the protein MFILLSVAIAPALALLSYFYLRKEISAEPSRLLLHTFIYGAILTFPILFIQHVFQEEQIFSSSFIHQAIVTSALEEFFKWLVLIVAIYKHVEFDDPYDGILYGASVALGFATVENILYLLNFGMEEAFIRAILPVSSHALFGVLMGYYIGRAKFTTITKSRYEIVYALIAPLTLHTIYNSILGITGLELLLMVPFMLFLWLFSLSKVKKAHVLSRRKRYKNHEYYVEEKV; encoded by the coding sequence ATGTTCATACTACTTTCCGTTGCAATAGCCCCTGCTTTAGCACTGTTAAGTTATTTTTACTTGCGTAAAGAAATTTCTGCAGAACCCTCCAGATTATTGTTACATACATTTATATATGGCGCTATATTAACATTTCCGATATTGTTTATTCAACATGTTTTTCAAGAGGAACAGATTTTTTCTTCTTCATTTATACATCAAGCTATTGTAACGAGTGCACTAGAAGAGTTTTTTAAATGGCTAGTTCTTATTGTAGCTATCTATAAGCATGTGGAGTTCGATGATCCCTACGATGGCATTTTATATGGTGCAAGCGTAGCGCTAGGTTTTGCGACTGTTGAAAATATATTGTATTTATTGAATTTTGGTATGGAGGAAGCATTTATACGTGCAATTCTTCCTGTTTCCAGTCATGCACTATTTGGTGTTTTGATGGGGTATTATATCGGTAGAGCAAAATTCACGACCATAACAAAATCACGTTATGAAATAGTTTATGCATTGATAGCACCACTTACCTTGCACACTATTTATAATAGTATTCTAGGTATTACAGGCTTGGAGCTTTTATTGATGGTACCATTTATGCTGTTTTTGTGGTTATTTAGTTTGTCCAAAGTAAAGAAAGCCCATGTTTTATCTCGTAGAAAAAGATATAAGAATCATGAATACTATGTAGAAGAAAAAGTCTAG
- the sleB gene encoding spore cortex-lytic enzyme, translating to MLSKKERCRLKQIKYILISLLFCTISFSLIHEQPTTQAFSAQVLERGAYGDDVIELQARLQYIGFYKSEIDGKFGYSTYWALRNFQEKYGLPIDGLLGEATKKKLVGVSDYNKEFVHEQINKGNSFTHYGGVDLDKQVKNQKAESTNMQLPPQYSEKDLKLIANAVYGEARGEPYEGQVAVAAVILNRVEHADFPNTVSEVIFQPLAFTAVADGQIWLEPNERAKEAVLDALNGWDPTENAIYYFNPETATSEWIWSRPQIKKIGQHIFCS from the coding sequence ATGCTAAGTAAAAAGGAGAGATGTCGTTTGAAACAAATAAAATACATCCTGATTAGTTTGCTATTTTGTACAATTAGTTTTTCTTTGATCCATGAGCAACCAACTACCCAGGCTTTCTCTGCTCAAGTATTAGAACGAGGTGCTTATGGAGACGACGTTATCGAACTCCAAGCAAGATTACAGTATATCGGATTTTATAAGAGTGAGATAGATGGTAAATTTGGTTATAGTACCTACTGGGCATTAAGAAATTTCCAGGAAAAATACGGACTTCCGATCGACGGTCTACTTGGAGAAGCTACCAAAAAAAAATTAGTGGGCGTTTCTGATTATAACAAAGAATTTGTTCACGAGCAGATAAATAAAGGAAATAGTTTTACGCATTATGGTGGGGTGGATTTAGATAAGCAAGTAAAAAACCAAAAAGCAGAGAGTACAAATATGCAACTACCCCCACAATATTCGGAAAAAGATTTAAAACTGATCGCTAATGCTGTATATGGTGAAGCACGAGGGGAGCCTTATGAAGGGCAGGTTGCTGTAGCGGCAGTAATTTTAAACCGGGTCGAACATGCTGACTTTCCAAATACGGTTTCGGAAGTAATTTTTCAGCCTTTAGCCTTTACAGCAGTTGCGGATGGACAAATATGGCTTGAACCAAATGAACGTGCAAAGGAAGCCGTGTTAGATGCACTTAATGGCTGGGATCCAACTGAAAATGCCATTTATTATTTCAATCCAGAAACTGCGACTAGTGAATGGATTTGGAGTCGACCACAAATTAAAAAAATTGGACAGCATATTTTCTGTTCATAA
- a CDS encoding PepSY1/2 domain-containing protein has protein sequence MKKTIWVIVSSVAVVFLMYHFSVQSQNKRLENALAVQYSNQLTSASEKLTKLTESVDQTMLFTDKEALDQPLEDVWRISSDIRNSISSLPISNETSTVWMNYLNRLGNGAAQVKNGKVPIEEWQKNMVSARENLQALSDQWAFTNKDGGNKDYIVTAFVQNKLDKSGEKNWKSLGNSVKAYTESDFPMTASETDQQKKRDLQHIQDTEITSDEAQERFVKLFPEFKDAKIHITESSQDAPYPFYHIKFHEGIRIGYADLTKKGGHILSFLMERPFDKTTITVQQMKDKSAEYMKTLGFEDTEMVEYRENSVAWHLSFARLDENNDALIYADGIQLKIAKDNGELLGLNAMEYIQKEKTEKQEIVPLDKTELFSSNFLIEEERLAYVENKQLQQRLAYQLLARNDAIGTYKIYIDTENHEILHADKLP, from the coding sequence ATGAAAAAAACTATATGGGTAATCGTGTCTTCCGTTGCAGTAGTCTTCCTTATGTATCATTTCTCTGTTCAGTCTCAAAATAAACGACTAGAAAATGCATTAGCAGTACAATACTCCAATCAATTGACCTCGGCATCTGAAAAACTGACTAAGTTAACTGAGTCCGTCGATCAAACAATGTTATTTACGGATAAGGAAGCTTTAGATCAGCCTTTAGAAGATGTATGGAGAATTTCCTCGGATATAAGAAATTCTATAAGTTCATTGCCAATAAGTAATGAAACATCTACAGTATGGATGAATTATTTAAACAGACTAGGCAATGGTGCTGCCCAGGTGAAAAATGGGAAGGTGCCAATTGAGGAATGGCAAAAGAACATGGTCAGTGCTAGAGAAAACTTGCAAGCACTTTCAGATCAGTGGGCATTTACGAACAAAGACGGAGGGAATAAAGATTATATCGTAACTGCTTTTGTTCAAAATAAATTAGATAAAAGTGGTGAGAAGAATTGGAAATCACTAGGTAATTCTGTAAAGGCATATACAGAAAGTGACTTCCCAATGACTGCAAGTGAAACGGATCAACAAAAGAAAAGAGATTTACAGCATATTCAGGACACCGAAATTACTTCAGATGAGGCTCAGGAACGGTTTGTTAAATTGTTTCCAGAGTTTAAGGATGCAAAAATTCATATAACGGAAAGTTCCCAGGATGCTCCTTATCCATTTTACCATATTAAATTTCATGAAGGCATTCGAATAGGATACGCAGATTTAACCAAAAAGGGTGGACATATACTGTCATTTTTAATGGAAAGACCCTTTGACAAGACGACTATAACAGTACAACAGATGAAAGATAAATCTGCTGAATATATGAAAACATTAGGATTTGAGGACACTGAGATGGTAGAATATCGTGAGAATTCAGTGGCTTGGCATTTATCATTTGCGAGATTAGACGAGAATAATGATGCATTGATTTATGCGGATGGCATCCAATTGAAAATCGCGAAAGATAATGGTGAATTGCTCGGTTTAAATGCAATGGAATATATTCAGAAAGAAAAAACTGAGAAGCAAGAAATAGTGCCATTAGATAAAACGGAACTATTTTCGAGTAACTTCTTAATTGAGGAAGAGCGCCTAGCATATGTAGAAAACAAGCAACTCCAACAACGTTTGGCCTATCAATTGTTAGCTAGGAATGATGCTATTGGCACGTACAAAATTTATATAGATACCGAAAACCACGAAATATTACATGCAGATAAACTTCCGTAG
- a CDS encoding flagellar brake protein produces the protein MKIKLGTHLTLEPTFIDKTEKYRCKVVDLDDQFIYIDYPMDTISNRTVFLMDGMQLRATFVEDSKAVYAFQTEVLEKKSKQIPMVKLALPAESEFLRIQRRDFVRVNTSIDISVQFDEEKYQFVTDDISAGGTAVILNKPVNFKDGDEVSLLIPLLFNNGDIKYVTTLAQVIRIWEKGSLTIASLHFTDTDDLDKQQIVRFCFERQLLIRKKTMS, from the coding sequence ATGAAAATCAAACTTGGTACACATTTAACGTTAGAGCCAACCTTTATTGATAAAACAGAAAAATATCGATGTAAAGTGGTCGATCTAGACGATCAATTTATTTATATCGATTATCCAATGGATACAATCTCCAATAGAACAGTTTTTTTAATGGACGGCATGCAGCTTAGAGCAACTTTTGTGGAAGATTCAAAGGCGGTTTATGCGTTTCAGACAGAGGTATTAGAAAAAAAATCAAAACAAATACCAATGGTTAAGCTTGCGCTTCCAGCAGAATCCGAATTTTTGCGTATACAACGTAGAGATTTTGTTCGCGTTAATACATCTATAGATATTTCTGTACAATTCGATGAGGAAAAATATCAATTCGTTACAGATGATATAAGTGCTGGAGGAACGGCGGTTATCTTAAACAAACCAGTAAACTTTAAAGATGGAGATGAAGTATCATTACTAATTCCCCTGTTGTTTAATAATGGTGATATTAAATATGTTACAACTCTAGCGCAAGTAATTAGGATTTGGGAAAAAGGATCCCTTACTATTGCTTCTCTGCATTTTACAGATACGGATGACCTAGATAAACAACAAATTGTACGGTTTTGTTTTGAACGTCAACTACTGATTCGAAAGAAAACAATGAGTTAA
- the cmk gene encoding (d)CMP kinase, protein MKKQIQIAIDGPAAAGKSTIAKKTAELLGYTYVDTGAMYRAITYKALQENIDLQEEDKLTNLLKETSIELKPSPAGQLVFLDNVAVTEEIRSKEVTASVSAVAAHATLREEMVKRQMEMGKNGSIVMDGRDIGTHVLKDAELKIFMSASVEERANRRYLENQNRGIETNLEELKQEIALRDKLDSERKASPLIQADDAIFIDTTFLTVDEVSEKIMHLAKERMS, encoded by the coding sequence TTGAAAAAGCAAATACAAATAGCCATAGATGGCCCAGCAGCAGCAGGCAAAAGCACGATTGCTAAAAAGACCGCAGAGTTACTAGGGTATACATATGTAGACACAGGTGCTATGTACCGTGCAATCACGTATAAAGCACTACAAGAGAACATAGATTTGCAAGAAGAAGATAAATTAACAAACTTATTAAAAGAGACTTCTATAGAGCTAAAACCTTCTCCAGCTGGTCAATTGGTATTTCTTGATAATGTGGCTGTCACTGAGGAAATTCGTTCAAAAGAGGTTACAGCTTCTGTTTCAGCGGTTGCTGCACATGCAACATTACGAGAAGAGATGGTTAAGAGACAGATGGAAATGGGCAAAAATGGGAGTATCGTAATGGATGGTAGAGATATTGGTACCCATGTTTTAAAGGACGCTGAGCTGAAGATTTTTATGAGTGCCAGTGTGGAAGAAAGAGCAAATAGAAGGTATTTAGAAAACCAAAATAGAGGAATTGAAACAAACCTTGAAGAACTTAAACAAGAGATTGCTCTTAGAGATAAGTTAGATAGTGAAAGAAAAGCTTCACCATTAATACAGGCAGATGATGCAATTTTTATAGATACGACATTTTTAACGGTTGATGAAGTATCGGAAAAAATTATGCATCTTGCAAAAGAAAGGATGTCTTAA
- a CDS encoding 1-acyl-sn-glycerol-3-phosphate acyltransferase, with amino-acid sequence MNLYSFAKTVVFSALKPIYRFEVIGTENFPKDGGILLCSNHINALDPPVVGILAPRPVHFMAKAELFNVPLLKGILPGVNAFPVKRGLSDRDALRTAIKLLKEGEVVGLFPEGTRSKDGTLGKGFSGAGFFALRGEANVVPCAIIGPYKPFKKLKVVYGEPIDIKPYRERKASADEVTDIIMENIAKLLEEHKSK; translated from the coding sequence TTGAATCTTTACTCCTTTGCAAAGACGGTTGTTTTTTCGGCGTTAAAACCAATTTATAGATTTGAAGTTATTGGGACGGAAAATTTTCCAAAAGATGGCGGAATTTTGTTATGCTCTAATCATATCAATGCATTGGATCCACCAGTGGTTGGGATACTTGCTCCTAGGCCTGTGCATTTTATGGCAAAAGCAGAATTATTTAATGTCCCACTATTGAAAGGGATTTTACCTGGAGTGAATGCTTTCCCAGTGAAAAGAGGACTGAGTGACCGTGATGCTCTTCGCACAGCTATTAAGCTTTTAAAAGAGGGAGAAGTGGTCGGATTATTCCCTGAAGGGACAAGAAGTAAGGATGGTACGCTAGGAAAAGGATTTAGTGGAGCAGGATTCTTTGCATTACGTGGAGAAGCGAATGTTGTCCCATGCGCTATTATAGGTCCTTATAAACCTTTTAAAAAGTTAAAAGTAGTGTACGGCGAGCCGATTGATATTAAACCTTACCGTGAAAGAAAGGCTTCAGCAGATGAAGTGACAGATATTATAATGGAGAATATTGCTAAATTACTAGAAGAGCATAAATCAAAATAA
- the rpsA gene encoding 30S ribosomal protein S1: MSEEMNLNDTNEFKEGELVKATVAQVDEKSIIVTIEGAPFDGIVPISELSSLHIEKASDSVSIGDELELMITKVEEANFVLSKRKVDAEKAWDKLEKQFQSGEIIETEVKEVVKGGLVVDLGVRGFIPASLIEDHFVESFEDYKGKVITFKIVELEKDKNRLILSHKAVVEDEKSVSKHQTFEAIKSGDVLTGTVQRLASFGAFVDIGGVDGLVHISQISYEHLENVADVLTEGQEVKVKVLSIDRDAERISLSIKDTLPGPWAEIEEKASKGTVLTGKVKRLVSYGAFVEVFPGVEGLVHISQIAHKHISNPQEVLKEGEEVQVKVIEVNSAEKRLSLSIKELVENEDRYNIEDYQMPEESRGFSISDVLGDKLKGFTNNN, translated from the coding sequence ATGTCAGAAGAAATGAACTTAAACGACACGAATGAGTTTAAAGAGGGTGAACTAGTAAAAGCAACGGTTGCACAAGTAGATGAGAAATCTATAATCGTAACAATTGAAGGTGCACCTTTTGATGGAATAGTTCCAATAAGTGAACTATCTAGCTTGCATATTGAAAAAGCATCCGACTCCGTTTCCATCGGTGACGAATTGGAATTAATGATTACTAAAGTGGAAGAAGCTAACTTTGTCCTTTCTAAAAGAAAAGTGGACGCGGAAAAGGCGTGGGATAAGTTAGAAAAGCAATTCCAATCTGGAGAAATAATTGAAACTGAAGTAAAAGAAGTGGTTAAAGGCGGACTAGTAGTAGATTTAGGTGTCCGTGGTTTCATCCCTGCGTCATTAATAGAGGATCATTTTGTAGAATCCTTTGAAGACTATAAAGGAAAGGTAATAACCTTTAAAATAGTTGAACTCGAAAAAGATAAAAATAGACTGATTCTTTCTCACAAAGCAGTCGTAGAAGATGAAAAATCAGTTAGCAAGCACCAAACATTCGAAGCCATTAAAAGTGGAGACGTATTGACAGGCACAGTACAACGTCTAGCTTCGTTCGGTGCATTTGTCGATATTGGCGGAGTTGATGGACTTGTTCATATTTCACAAATTTCATACGAGCACTTAGAAAATGTTGCGGACGTTTTAACTGAAGGTCAAGAAGTTAAAGTAAAAGTTTTATCTATCGATCGTGATGCTGAAAGAATTTCATTATCTATTAAGGATACACTTCCTGGACCTTGGGCAGAGATTGAAGAAAAAGCTTCAAAAGGAACAGTACTTACTGGGAAAGTAAAACGCCTTGTTTCATACGGTGCGTTTGTAGAAGTATTCCCTGGAGTAGAAGGGCTTGTGCATATTTCTCAAATTGCACATAAGCATATTAGTAATCCACAAGAGGTTTTAAAAGAGGGCGAAGAAGTACAAGTTAAAGTAATAGAAGTTAATAGTGCTGAAAAACGTCTTTCTTTAAGCATCAAAGAATTAGTTGAAAATGAAGATCGATATAATATAGAAGATTATCAAATGCCTGAAGAATCACGAGGATTTTCTATAAGTGATGTACTGGGTGACAAACTGAAAGGCTTCACAAACAATAATTAA
- the der gene encoding ribosome biogenesis GTPase Der, translating into MTKPVVAIVGRPNVGKSTIFNRIVGERVSIVEDIPGITRDRIYSSADWLTHEFNIIDTGGIELSDEPFLEQIKQQAEIAMDEADVIIFLTNGREGITAADEYVAKILYKTKKPIVLAVNKIDNPDMRDLLYDFYALGLGEPFPISGSHGLGLGDLLDEVAKNFPDVEDIEYGEEVIKFSLIGRPNVGKSSLINAFLGHDRVIVSDIAGTTRDAIDTEYSFDGQEYVMIDTAGMRKKGKVYETTEKYSVLRALKAIERSDVVLVVLNAEEGIQEQDKKIAGYAHEAGKAVIIVMNKWDAIEKDDKTMNVMTKKIRDHFQFLDYAPIVFVSAKTKQRVHALLPVINQVSENHAMRVQSSVLNEVIEDSVARNPAPTDKGKRLRIYYATQVAIKPPTFVVFVNEPEMMHFSYERFLENRIRESFDFEGTPIRIITRART; encoded by the coding sequence ATGACAAAACCAGTAGTAGCAATCGTTGGTAGGCCAAATGTCGGCAAATCGACTATATTTAATCGAATCGTAGGAGAGCGCGTATCCATAGTAGAGGATATTCCAGGGATTACACGTGATCGTATATATAGTTCTGCCGATTGGTTGACACATGAATTCAATATTATCGACACAGGAGGTATTGAACTAAGCGACGAGCCGTTTTTAGAACAAATTAAGCAACAAGCTGAAATAGCGATGGACGAAGCAGATGTTATCATTTTCTTGACGAATGGTCGAGAAGGAATTACAGCTGCAGACGAATATGTTGCTAAAATTTTATATAAAACAAAAAAACCAATCGTATTAGCTGTAAATAAAATCGATAATCCGGATATGCGTGACTTGCTTTATGATTTTTACGCTTTAGGATTAGGTGAACCTTTCCCAATCTCAGGCTCACATGGTCTTGGTTTAGGCGATTTGCTAGATGAAGTAGCAAAGAATTTCCCAGACGTAGAGGATATAGAATATGGGGAAGAAGTTATTAAGTTTTCTCTAATCGGACGTCCAAATGTAGGGAAGTCTTCTTTGATCAATGCATTTTTAGGTCATGATCGTGTAATCGTAAGTGATATCGCCGGAACAACAAGAGATGCGATTGATACGGAATACTCGTTTGATGGTCAAGAATACGTAATGATTGATACAGCAGGTATGCGTAAAAAAGGGAAAGTATATGAAACGACAGAGAAATACAGTGTATTACGTGCTTTAAAGGCGATCGAACGTTCTGACGTTGTTTTAGTTGTTCTGAATGCTGAAGAAGGTATTCAAGAGCAAGACAAAAAAATTGCAGGCTACGCGCATGAGGCAGGTAAAGCAGTTATTATCGTCATGAACAAATGGGATGCAATTGAAAAAGACGATAAAACGATGAATGTGATGACGAAGAAAATTAGAGATCATTTTCAATTTTTGGATTATGCACCGATTGTTTTCGTGTCTGCTAAAACAAAGCAACGTGTTCATGCACTTCTACCGGTTATCAATCAAGTAAGTGAAAACCATGCAATGCGTGTTCAGTCTTCTGTATTGAATGAGGTAATTGAAGATTCTGTAGCAAGAAATCCAGCTCCAACTGATAAAGGGAAGAGACTGCGTATTTACTATGCAACTCAAGTGGCTATTAAACCACCAACTTTCGTTGTGTTTGTTAATGAGCCAGAGATGATGCATTTTTCTTACGAAAGATTTTTAGAAAATCGCATTAGAGAGTCCTTTGACTTTGAAGGTACTCCAATCCGGATTATCACACGGGCAAGAACTTAA
- a CDS encoding NAD(P)H-dependent glycerol-3-phosphate dehydrogenase yields the protein MEKVTVLGAGSWGTALAMVLANNDHDCLLWSHRDEQATEINTKHTNKKYLPDTILPANLRATSDFQKAIQYANVIVIAVPTKAIREVCQNMLPFLDEKKLFVHVSKGIEPDSLNRISEMIEDELSRDVMEAIVVLSGPSHAEEVVLKHPTTITVASENMIAAEKIQDLFMNKYFRVYTNDDVIGVEIGAALKNVIALAAGIVDGLGYGDNAKAALITRGLAEISRLGISLGAQPYTFSGLTGMGDLIVTCTSVHSRNWRAGNMLGKGATLETVLEEMGMVVEGVRTTKAAYQLATKQQVDMPITEALYSVLFEQVNPKEAVDILMHRTKKHELEDYKTF from the coding sequence ATGGAAAAAGTAACTGTACTGGGTGCAGGAAGCTGGGGAACAGCCTTAGCAATGGTTCTTGCAAACAATGATCATGACTGTCTGCTATGGTCACACAGAGATGAACAAGCAACGGAAATAAATACAAAGCATACTAACAAAAAGTATTTGCCAGATACAATATTACCAGCTAATTTAAGAGCTACTAGTGACTTTCAAAAAGCAATCCAATACGCGAATGTAATTGTGATTGCGGTTCCAACTAAAGCGATTAGAGAAGTCTGCCAAAATATGCTACCTTTCTTGGATGAAAAGAAGTTATTTGTGCATGTTTCTAAAGGTATTGAACCTGATTCTTTAAATAGAATATCAGAAATGATTGAGGATGAACTATCAAGGGATGTCATGGAAGCAATAGTCGTGTTATCTGGTCCTAGTCATGCAGAAGAGGTTGTATTAAAGCACCCAACAACTATTACAGTTGCAAGTGAAAATATGATTGCTGCCGAAAAGATTCAAGATTTGTTTATGAACAAATATTTCCGGGTTTATACAAACGATGATGTCATTGGTGTAGAAATTGGAGCAGCGCTCAAAAATGTAATAGCTTTAGCAGCTGGAATTGTTGATGGGCTAGGATACGGAGATAATGCAAAAGCAGCACTAATCACAAGAGGACTTGCAGAAATCTCTCGTCTTGGCATTAGTCTTGGTGCACAGCCTTACACTTTCTCTGGTTTAACGGGTATGGGTGACTTGATCGTAACATGTACAAGTGTGCATTCTAGGAATTGGCGTGCTGGTAATATGTTAGGTAAGGGAGCTACACTGGAAACAGTATTAGAAGAGATGGGCATGGTCGTAGAAGGTGTTCGAACGACAAAAGCTGCTTATCAGCTCGCTACTAAACAGCAAGTGGATATGCCGATTACGGAAGCACTGTACTCTGTCTTATTTGAACAGGTTAATCCAAAAGAGGCAGTAGACATACTCATGCACCGAACCAAAAAACACGAATTAGAAGATTATAAAACGTTCTAA
- a CDS encoding DUF2768 domain-containing protein, translating to MWISFGSMGCMFLAMAFMFFVKNKLNNKFLKFIFGLIAYILLFVGFITMIYIISNPTKA from the coding sequence ATGTGGATATCGTTTGGATCTATGGGTTGTATGTTTTTAGCTATGGCATTTATGTTTTTTGTAAAGAATAAACTGAATAATAAATTCTTGAAGTTTATATTTGGTTTGATCGCATACATATTATTGTTTGTAGGTTTCATTACGATGATCTATATAATATCTAACCCAACTAAGGCTTAG
- a CDS encoding lipoprotein — MKKFKLIAVILLMIFLAGCGYKSGYEPENLLPYEDQLEAVQKAVDSFQEDSSGLLPIKTRDMETDQYIKYPIDFSKIIPSKLGEAPANSFEAGGIYQYVLMDVEENPTVKLVDLRIADTLRDINYRKGINGFGPIAETIVEGVYKLDYKKMGYNGELSVQSPYSDTQLPIVVTGDGEVYVDYSIELNRLLQETEDKIEPGDDIRYLLTDNFAIVPAYSLPYTVNEQNEPIFMLEK, encoded by the coding sequence ATGAAAAAGTTTAAACTTATTGCTGTAATTTTACTAATGATCTTCTTAGCCGGATGTGGTTATAAAAGCGGTTATGAACCTGAAAATTTATTGCCATATGAGGATCAACTAGAGGCAGTTCAAAAAGCTGTTGATAGTTTTCAGGAAGATTCCAGTGGACTATTACCGATTAAAACGCGCGATATGGAAACTGATCAATACATTAAATACCCAATTGACTTTAGCAAAATCATTCCATCCAAGCTTGGCGAGGCTCCTGCCAATTCATTTGAAGCAGGAGGTATTTATCAATACGTGCTAATGGATGTTGAAGAGAATCCTACGGTTAAATTAGTGGACCTACGTATCGCGGATACACTACGTGACATTAATTATCGAAAAGGTATAAATGGATTCGGTCCGATAGCTGAAACGATTGTAGAAGGTGTTTATAAGCTGGACTATAAAAAAATGGGTTATAATGGTGAATTATCTGTTCAAAGTCCATACTCTGATACTCAATTACCGATTGTAGTTACTGGTGATGGGGAGGTCTATGTAGATTACTCCATAGAATTAAATAGATTACTACAAGAAACAGAAGATAAAATAGAGCCTGGAGATGACATTCGTTATCTGTTAACAGATAATTTTGCAATTGTCCCAGCCTATTCCCTACCTTACACGGTAAACGAACAGAATGAGCCTATTTTTATGTTGGAAAAATAA